One Gossypium hirsutum isolate 1008001.06 chromosome A11, Gossypium_hirsutum_v2.1, whole genome shotgun sequence genomic window carries:
- the LOC107960031 gene encoding uncharacterized protein, with amino-acid sequence MQVQPPFLEKEITMLFINTLKAPFITHMIRSTTKSFADIVMAGEMIENAISGGKIEGEAAKRSTLRRKDNEVNNTSSFNSKVVTFGQPKVAAIGQQGLKGRNRPSYPKWYDANARCEYHTGISGHSIENCTGFKKAVERLIKMGVVKFDSTPNTENPLPNHDDQGVNAIGEASERRMKENVAEVRMPMKVIWEEIMKRGMITSRREREKMGNYCEFHGEEGYETQNYKEFRALVQGFIDNKELQNFEGSSYKREISVLEDEQKGTSRPRIIISLPGNNEVGTLAMHKVIIHKPTPFPYKNNKRVPWSYNCSVTVPEEENIASASKDVQVEGSHTWNGKRYDTRGIRVEPTKTKGVEVEKEKEIEVPINELVKEEEAKEFLKFLKDSEYSVVEQLRKQSARVSVLALLLSSKVHRDALMKVLNETYVTHDNPLTSRTDW; translated from the exons atgcaagttcaaccaccgtTTTTGGAGAAGGAGATCACCATGTTGTTCATCAACACTCTAAAGGCTCCATTCATTACTCACATGATTAGAAGCACTACCAAAAGTTTTGCGGACATAGTCATGGCgggagagatgattgagaatgccataagtGGTGGCAAAATTGAGGGGGAAGCAGCCAAAAGATCGACCCTAAGgagaaaagacaatgaggtgaacaacacaagtAGCTTCAACTCGAAGGTAGTCACATTTGGTCAACCCAAAGTAGCTGCGATTGGGCAACAGGGTCTCAAAGGCAGGAATCGG CCTTcatatcctaaatggtatgatgcaaacgccAGATGCGAGTACCACACTGGAATATCGGGGCACTCAATTGAAAATTGTACCGGATTTAAGAAGGCCGTGGAGAGGTTGatcaagatgggggttgtgaaatttgatagtACCCCAAATACTGAAAACCCTTTGCCAAATCATGACGATCAAGGAGTGAACGCCATTGGCGAAGCTAGTGAGAGAAGGATGAAGGAAAATGTTGCTGAGGTGAGGATGCCTATGAAGGTGATTTGGGAGGAGATAATGAAGAGAGGGATGATAACCTCtaggagagagagagaaaaaatggggaactactgtgagttccatggaGAAGAAGGTTATGAGACCCAAAATTATAAAGAATTCAGAGCCTTGGTGCAAGGCTTTATAGATAATAAAGAGCTACAAAATTTTGAAGGTAGCTCTTATAAAAGAGAAATAAGTGTgctagaagatgaacaaaaaggaACCAGCCGGCCAAGGATTATTATCTCTCTACCAGGGAATAATGAAGTGGGGACACTAGCAATGCACAAGGTCATTATCCATAAGCctactcctttcccttacaagaaTAACAAGAGAGTACCATGGAGTTATAATTGTAGTGTGACAGTGCCGGAGGAAGAAAATATAGCCAGCGCATCTAAAGACGTGCAAGTTGAAGGTTCCCACACATGGAATGGGAAGCGTTATGATACGAGAGGCATCAGAGTGGAGCCCACAAAAACAAAAGGTGTCGAGGTTGAGAAGGAGAAAGAGATCGAAGTACCCATCAATGAGCTGGTGAAGGAGGAGGAGGCTAAGGAATTCCTAAAGTTCCTTAAAGatagcgagtatagtgtggtTGAGCAGTTGCGTAAGCAGTCGGCTCGCGTATCAGTATTGGCTCTACTTCTAAGTTCTAAGGTACATCGGGatgcattgatgaaggtgctcAACGAAACATATGTTACCCATGACAATCCGTTAACAAGCCGGACCGATTGGTGA
- the LOC107960023 gene encoding uncharacterized protein: MDQRFEQLQKDMQDQLQEQLAKMQNDMREQMLEAQRNMMTEMAQLLRAANKEKSSMAITGEEEEDHPPGFTPSHGPTQTEALPRRPSVTIRPQHGPVDAGIHMNNPTGSGFNLGYNPTNPLIPDLDVAEKEDLIAEAAKQLEERCRWLEEKFKALESADGHHGVNAKDLSLVPNLVLPHKFKMLEFEKYNGTTCSEAHITMFCRRMTGYVNNDQLLIHYFQDSLVGAAAKWYN; the protein is encoded by the coding sequence ATGGATCAAAGGTTTGAACAGCTACAAAAGGACATGCAGGACCAATTGCAAGAGCAATTGGCCAAGATGCAAAAtgacatgagggagcaaatgctaGAGGCTCAAAGGAATATGATGACTGAGATGGCTCAATTACTAAGGGCTGCTAATAAAGAAAAATCCTCTATGGCAATCACTGGTGAGGAGGAAGAGGATCATCCTCCAGGCTTTACACCATCCCATGGGCCTACACAAACCGAGGCACTTCCTAGGAGGCCGTCTGTCACTATAAGGCCTCAGCATGGACCGGTTGATGCTGGGATCCACATGAATAACCCAACTGGTTCGGGATTCAATTTGGGTTACAACCCTACCAATCCTCTCATTCCTGACTTGGACGTGGCTGAAAAGGAAGATTTGATAGCCGAAGCTGCAAAACAGTTGGAGGAACGTTGTAGATGgttggaggagaaatttaaggctcTAGAGAGTGCTGATGGGCATCATGGAGTTAATGCCAAAGACTTGAGTTTGGTCCCAAACTTGGTGCTTCCCCATAAATTCAAAATGCtcgagtttgaaaagtacaacgggactacttgcTCAGAGGCCCACATTACGATGTTCTGTAGGAGGATGACCGgatatgtgaacaatgatcaactattgattCATTATTTCCAAGATAGCTTAGTGGGAGCAGCAGCCAAGTGGTATAATTAG